A stretch of Argiope bruennichi chromosome 10, qqArgBrue1.1, whole genome shotgun sequence DNA encodes these proteins:
- the LOC129988353 gene encoding uncharacterized protein LOC129988353 isoform X2: MSAGRGRGFAISTSQDTELRRPGEAGLKQRFGSCSMSNGQVSEAHKISENPYAELCNKMGQINMSTLDEELPQCATQIKTLCDTAEKFEKCVEDIFQFALKSKWNAHAVAIFCNNHGDIQVEQSKFRNLILRKLQQLYKERIKAYLEKEKFLMDATFSCEIFYHVLVGGVCLTKLAPPIVDYLGMLVDGASEKEIEVFVEQASIHSLEKYGNRLSANPLLFL; encoded by the exons ATGTCTGCTGGAAGAGGCAGAGGTTTTGCTATTAGCACGTCTCAAGACACAGAACTTCGAAGACCTGGTGAAGCAGGTCTGAAACAGAGATTTGGTAGTTGTTCAATGTCCAATGGTCAAGTATCTGAAGCTCATAAG atttCTGAAAATCCATATGCTGAACTCTGTAATAAAATGGGACAGATTAATATGTCAACTCTTGATGAAGAATTACCACAATGTGCAACACAAATAAAGACACTATGTGACACAGCTGAGAAGTTTGAAAAGTGTGTTGAGGACATCTTTCAGTTCGcactaaaaagtaaatggaatgCTCATGCTGTCGCAATTTTCTGTAATAATCATGGTGATATTCAAGTTGAACAATCCAAATTCCGCAATTTAATATTACGAAAGCTGCAACAACTATATAAAG aaagaaTTAAAGCGTATCTAGAGAAGGAAAAGTTTCTCATGGATGCCActttttcttgtgaaatattttacCATGTACTAGTTGGTGGTGTTTGTTTGACCAAGCTGGCTCCTCCAATTGTAGATTATTTGGGAATGTTGGTAGATGGAGCCTCTGAAAAGGAGATAGAAGTTTTTGTGGAACAG